The Vibrio sp. STUT-A11 region AACGCTGTTGATATTACGACAGGTGCTGATGTACTGGAATATTATGCGGGCTTAGCGCCTAGCTTACAGGGCGAACAACAACCGCTTAATGAAAACCAGTTTTTCTACACACGCCGCGAACCTCTAGGCATTTGTGCGGGTATCGGTGCTTGGAACTACCCAATTCAAATCGCGATGTGGAAATCTGCACCAGCGCTTGCTGCTGGTAACGCAATGATTTTCAAACCATCGGAAGAAACGCCGCTGACAGCTCTTAAACTGGCTGAAATTTACTCAGAAGCGGGCATGCCTGACGGTGTATTTAATGTTGTTCAGGGTGATTACCGCGTTGGCCAAATGCTAACGGCGCATCCTGATATTGCGAAAGTCTCTTTTACCGGCGAAGTAGGCACGGGCAAAATTGTCATGGGTGACAGCGCGAAAACGCTTAAGCAAGTTACGATGGAGTTAGGCGGAAAGTCACCACTGATCGTCTTTGACGATGCGAAATTAAACGACGCTGTTTCAGCGGCTATGGTGGCTAACTTTTATACTCAGGGTGAAGTTTGTACCAACGGTACGCGCGTATTTGTTCATGAATCCATTTATGACGAGTTCGTTGAGCAGCTGAAAACTCGCACAGAATTATTGGTTATCGGTGATCCTCGTGATGAAAACACCCAAATCGGTGCGCTGATTTCTAAAGAACATGAAGGCAAAGTGTTGTCTGCGATTGAAGAAGCGAAAGCAAGCGGCGCAACGCTACTGACTGGCGGTTACAAAGTCACGGACAATGGTCTGGCTAGCGGTAACTTCGTTGCACCAACAGTATTTGTTGATTGTGACGATAGCATGAGTGTTGTGCAGCAAGAGATCTTTGGCCCTGTCATGTCTGTGCTTAAGTTCAGTGACGAAGCTGAGGTTATCGAGCGTGCCAACGACACGGAATATGGTCTGGCTGCGGGTGTCTTCACGCAGAACCTCTCTCGCGCCCATCGCGTTATTCATAAAATTCAGGCGGGTATCTGCTGGGTTAATGCCTGGGGTGATTCTCCGGCAGAAATGCCAGTAGGCGGTTACAAGCAGTCCGGTATTGGCCGCGAGAACGGCGTCGAAACATTGAAGCACTACACGCAAACTAAGAGTGTACTAGTTCAACTGAGCGACTTCGAAAGCCCTTACGCTTAAACCTTCCAGGAGAATCAAAATGCAACAACACTACGATTATATTATCGTCGGTGCGGGTTCGGCCGGCTGTGTTTTAGCGGATCGCTTGAGTGAAAGCGGTCAGCACTCTGTTTTATTGTTGGAAGCGGGTGGCACCGATAAGAGTATTTTTATCCAAATGCCGACAGCACTTTCTTACCCGATGAACACCGAAAAATACGCTTGGCAATTCGAGACTGAGAAAGAAGATGGTCTTGATGGACGCCAGCTACACTGCCCTCGCGGTAAAGTTCTTGGTGGTAGCTCATCGATCAATGGCATGGTTTACGTACGTGGTCATGCTTGCGACTTCGACCAGTGGGAAGAAGAGGGCGCAAAAGGCTGGAACTACCAGGCGTGTTTACCTTACTTCCGTAAAGCAGAATCTTGGGTTGGTGGCGCGGACGAGTACCGTGGCGATAGTGGCCCTGTTGGCACCTGCAACGGTAATGACATGAAGCTTAACCCACTGTACGAAGCGTTTATCGAAGCTGGTAAAGATGCGGGTTACCCAGAAACGGATGATTACAACGGTTACCAGCAAGAGGGCTTCGGTCCGATGCATATGACGGTTGATAAAGGCGTGCGTGCTTCGACGTCCAATGCGTACTTAAGCCGTGCTAAAAAGCGCAAGAACTTCACGTTAATGAAGCGAGTCACCGTCCACCGTGTTTTACTTGAAGACAAGAAAGCGGTCGGCGTTGAATTCGAGCAATCTGGTTCAGTTAAACAGTGTTTTGCAAACAGTGAAGTGATTTCTAGTGCGGGTTCAATTGGATCGGTACAGCTGCTGCAACTTTCGGGTATCGGTCCTAAAGACGTACTGGATAAAGCCGGGATCGAGCTGAAACATGAACTGGAAGGCGTAGGTAAAAACTTGCAAGACCATCTGGAGGTTTACTTCCAATATCATTGCAAACAGCCAATCACGCTTAACAGTAAGTTAGGTTTGGTGAGTAAAGGTTTAATCGGTACCGAGTGGATTCTCACTCGTAAAGGCCTGGGTGCAACCAATCATTTTGAATCGTGCGCGTTTATTCGTTCTCGCGAAGGCTTGAAGTGGCCGAATATTCAATACCACTTCTTACCAGCGGCAATGCGTTATGACGGTCAAGCTGCTTTTGATGGTCATGGATTCCAGGTGCACGTTGGCCCTAATAAGCCAGAAAGCCGAGGCTCAGTAGAAGTAGTTTCGTCGAATCCGAACGACAAGCCGAAGATCGAGTTCAACTACATCTCAACCGAGCAGGATAAGCAGGACTGGCGTGATTGTATTCGCCTGACACGTGAAATCTTGAATCAGCCAGCGATGGATGAGTTCCGTGGCGATGAGATTCAGCCAGGTTTAAACATCACGACTGACGAGCAAATTGATGAATGGGTGAAGCAGAACGTAGAGAGTGCTTACCATCCATCGTGTAGCTGCAAAATGGGCGCGGATGATGACCCGCTAGCTGTACTGGATGAGCAGTGCCAGGTACGAGGTATCCAAGGGTTACGTGTTGTGGATTCATCAATTTTTCCAACCATCCCAAATGGCAACTTGAATGCACCAACCATCATGGTGGCCGAGCGAGCGGCAGATATGATTTTGGGTAACAAACTCGAATCACAAAATAACACACCGGTTTGGATCGCTCCGAACTGGCAAGAAACGCAACGAATCCATCCCCCAAAAAGGGATTTAGCTTCGGTCTCTAAATGAATAATAAATTAACAAGTAAGTCAGAAATCATTACAAGGAACTAAACATGTCTAAGATTACTAAAATTTTCTCATCTATCGCGTTAAGTACCTTAGCTACTGGTGCTTACGCAAACCAATGTGAAACTGTTCGATTTGCCGATGTAGGTTGGACAGATATTACGGCAACCACCGCCGTTACTTCCGAACTTCTAAAAGGTTTAGGGTACAAGACCAAAACGGATCTGCTTTCTGTACCAGTCACCTATTCGTCAATGGCAAATGGCGACATCGATATTTTCCTCGGTAACTGGATGCCAACAATGGAAGGAGATATCGCTAAGTACCGTGATGCTGGCACCGTCGAGACCGTTAAAGCTAACCTTGTAGGTGCGAAGTACACGCTAGCCGTTCCAAAATATGTTTATGATGCAGGTGTTACCAACTTTGCTGACCTGGTAAAGCATGCCGACAAATTTAAAGACCGCATCTACGGTATCGAACCGGGTAACGATGGTAACCGCTTAATCCAATCCATGATCGACAAAGATGCGTTTGGCCTGAAAGAATTCAGCTTAGTTGAGTCAAGTGAAGCTGGTATGGTTTCACAAGTCTCTCGCGCAGTCCGTCGCAACCAGTGGATTGTATACCTGGGTTGGGCGCCGCACCCGATGAACAACAACGTTGAGATGGAATATCTAGCGGGTGGCGACGACTTCTTTGGTCCAAACTACGGTGGCGCTAACGTTTATACCAACGTTCGTAAAAACTACCTTTCTGAGTGTCCAAATGTTGGTCAGTTAGTGAAGAACCTCGAGTTTAGCCTGGAAATGGAAAACGAGTTAATGGAAGCGATTCTTAACCAGAAGCAAAAGCCATCGAAAGCGGCCCAAGCGTGGTTAAACGCGAATCAAGATCAAATCGAAGCGTGGCTGAAAGATGTGAAAACGGTCGATGGCCAGGATGCACAGGCAGCTATTTCAGCGTACTTAAAAACAGACGCTTAATTCGATCTTATACCCGAACAGTCTCAATTTGATGGGCTAATCAGGTATATCTGGTGGGTCGGAGTACCCACTTCATTAACAAAAAGGGTTTATTGTGAATATGATTACGGACAACAAACTACCTTTAGGGCAGTGGATGGAAACGGGTGTTGATTGGTTAACCGTCAATGCGTCTGGTTTCTTTGACACTATCTCTATTACACTTGAAACCATCATTATGTTTGTGGTGGATATTTTCAAATGGATGCCACCTGCGGCTCCAATCATTATGACGGCAGCAATCGCTTGGTTCTTACACCGTAGTATTCCTCTTGTGGTATTTATCGTGCTTGCTTTGTTAGCGATTCTTAACCTTGGTTACTGGCAAGAGATGCTGGAAACCTTTGTCCTTGTTTTTGCTGCGACAACGATTTCCGTATTAATTGGTGTGCCTTTAGGAATTATGGCTGCGCATCGTCCTTGGTTATATACATTACTCAGACCGATTCTGGACTTGATGCAAACCGTACCAACGTTTGTATACCTGATTCCGACACTGGTTCTGTTTGGTTTAGGTATCGTACCGGGGCTTATCTCAACCATTATATTCGCCATTGCGGCACCAATTCGATTGACTTATCTGGGCATTATTAAAGTACCGGAAGAGTTATTAGAAGCAGGTAAGGCGTTTGGTGCAAGCCGCATGAAACTGCTGTTTAAGGTGGAGTTACCTGCGGCATTACCAAGCATCATGGCAGGCGTGACGCAATGTATCATGCTGTCTCTTTCAATGGTGGTTATTGCGGCGCTAGTGGGTGCTGACGGTTTAGGTAAGCCGGTTGTACGTGCGCTAAACACGGTAAATATCTCACAAGGTTTTGAAGCAGGATTAGCCATTGTTCTTGTGGCAATCATCCTTGATCGCTTGTGTAAAGCACCAAACCAGAAGGAGGCGTAATCATGAACGCAATTACTATTGAAAACCTTGATGTGGTATTTGGTCAACAGCAAACGCAAGCGCTGAACCTGCTAGACCAAGGTAAATCACGACAAGAAATCATCGACGAAACGGGTCAAGTGGTTGGCGTTGATAACGTATCGTTGAGCGTCAAACAGGGTGAGATCTGTGTACTGATGGGCTTGTCCGGTTCAGGTAAGTCCAGTTTGCTTCGTACTGTGAATGGCTTGAATGATATCTCTCGTGGCTCTTTGAAAATCAAAGATGGCGACAACATGGTGGAACTGGCGAACTGTGATGAACAGACGCTTCGCCATTTACGTACTCATCGTGTTTCTATGGTGTTTCAGAAGTTCGCCTTGATGCCTTGGTTATCGGTCTTAGATAACGTGGCGTTTGGACTGGAGATGCAAGGCATTGGCAAAGCTGAACGTCGTGAAAAAGCACGTGCGCAGTTAGAAATGGTGGGCCTATCTGAGTGGGAGAATAAGTTCCCACATGAGCTTTCTGGCGGTATGCAGCAGCGTGTTGGCTTGGCTCGCGCATTTGCGATGAATACTGACATTCTACTCATGGATGAACCGTTTTCGGCACTCGATCCTTTGATTCGTGCTCAGTTACAGGATGAACTGATTCTTCTTCAAGAGAAGCTGAACAAGACGATTCTGTTCGTAAGTCACGACTTGGATGAAGCGCTTAAAATTGGTAACAATATCGCGATCATGGAGTCGGGCAAACTGATTCAGCATGGCAAACCAGAGCAGATTATCCTGACGCCAGAGAACGATTATGTAGCGGACTTCGTGGCACACACTAATCCATTAAATGTACTCAAAGGTCGCTCTTTGATGCAGTCGAGTGACACTTTAGTTCGTGAAGAACAACGTGTACTTATCTGTCCAGATAAAGATATTTGGGTGACTCAAGAAACTAAAGGCTTGAGCTTAGCTGATGCAGGCGACTTATTGATATTATGGGATGCCGAATCATCGAACCTCAATGATGTGAACGAAAACTCATTGGTTCAGGTGAGCCCGGACATCAGCATGCGTGAAGCGATTGAGCTAAAACAGCGCAGTAATCAGCCACTATTGATGGTGGAAGATAACCAGCTGGTAGGCGTGTTGAGTGATAATGAGTTATACGATGCACTACTTGGAAATTTCAGGTCAGATAAAGTGGCTTGATTAACGCCAGCTTGTAGAATGCCACAGTAAGAAGAGCCGCAGTCACGCTGCGGCTTTTTTCTATGTGGTTCAGAGTATATACACATCATTCTGAACAGCGAGGAATGAGCGTGATTCAGAATCTACTTTTAGAGCACTTTGCTGTTAGGACAATCCCTAAAACATCTGACCGCGCGGATAGTAGATTCCTAGTCTCGCCAAGGCTCGCTGGAATGACGTCGATGAATGAGAATAGACCACGGTCATCCTGAAGAGTCTTTCAGTAATGAAAACGCAGGATTATTGATCTTTGTCTTCTTTACCTTTATTCACTGCATTCGCAATGTCTTGCACCGCCTCAACTAAGTTAATTGGCATAGGGAAAATTATCGTTGACGTTTTGTCCGTGGTGATTTCTGTCAGTGTCTGCATGTAGCGTAATTGCAGGGCATTTGGGGCTTCATTCAACATTTTAGCTGCATCTTTTAACTTGTTAGACGCCTCTAACTCACCCGTTGCATGAATGATTTTCGCACGACGATTACGCTCGGCTTCGGCTTGACGTGCAAGAGCCCGCACCATACTTTCATTCAGATCAACATGTTTGACTTCGACGGTGGCTATTTTTATACCCCAGTCATCGGTTTGCTGATCAAGGATCGCTTGTAAGTCTTTATTGAGTCGATCCCGCTCGGAGAGAAGCTCATCTAACTCATGTTGACCTAATACGGAACGCAGCGTGGTTTGTGCCAACTGACTGGTTGCTTCGCCGTAGCTTTCAATATTATTGATGGCCATTTGTGGGTCTACCACACGGAAGTAGACCACGGCGTTTACGCGCACAGACACGTTATCTTTGGTTATCAGGTCTTGGGTTGGCACGTCCAGAACGATGGTTCGTAAGTCTACTCGTACCATTTGTTGGATAAAGGGGATCAAGATGATAAGGCCAGGGCCTTTTACCTCTTGAAATCGACCCAAGAAGAAAATGACACCACGTTCGTACTCACGTAATACTTTGAAAATCTGTGTCGCTAGTGCGATCAACAGAACGACGATCACAGAAACAGTGTAGAGCAACATATTCGCCTCCTATTTATTAGGGCGGTCACTGGGCTTCACGGTTAAGGTTAGCCCTTTAACATTAACAACGGTAACTTGGTCACCTTGTTTGAGTCCTTGGTGTTCTTCTGTTTTGGCTTGCCAGAATGCACCGTCCATTTGCACACGGCCTTCGCCGTCAATAAAGTCATCACTGACTACTGCATGTTTACCCGGGTACGTCTCTAAGCCGGTAGTCACATGTCGTTGGCGAATTCTAACCAGCATGCCGACGGTCAACACGATAAGTGCGACAGAGAAGATTGAAAGACCAAAAATTAAAGGCAGCGCGACTTGGAAGCCTGGTAAGTCACTATCCATAAGGAATATTGACCCCAGAATAAAGGCTGCCACACCGCCTAAGCCCAAAACGCCAAAGCTCGGGCTGAATGCCTCTGCTACCATAAGTGCGATACCTAGTAATAACAGACCTAAACCTGCGTAGTTGACAGGCATCATTTGCAGTGCGTACATGGCAAGTAACAGGCAAATACCGCCTAAAACGCCGGGTAAACCGATCCCAGGATTATAGAATTCCAAAAGCAGGCCATAGATTCCGATAAGGATAAGAATGTAAGCGACATTTGGGTTGGTGATAACGGCTAACATTTCTGCACGCCAATCGGGCACTCTTTCCACCCAAACCGGATTATCCAATGATAATGTTGAGGGTTGATTGTTTATGTTGACGGTTGTGCCGTTTATCAGTTGAACCAGTTCTTCTGGAGAGTTAGCGATATAATCAATGACATTCAGTTCTAGTGCTTCTTGTGCATCCAGACTGGCCGCTTCACTGACCGCTTTCTCCGCCCATTCGGCATTGCGGTCATGTAATTTGGCTAGACCTTTAATGTAGGCTTTCGCGTCATTAATGACTTTTTTCTCCATTGCTGTTTTAGCGGGGACTTTTTCTGAGGTGCTATCTGCAGGTTCTTGTTGGTCTTTGCCTTGTTCGTTTTGATCTTCGCCAGGGGAAGGGGCTCCCGGTGCACCACCACCTAACGCAACTGGAGTAGCCGCACCAAGGTTTGTTGCTTCGGCCATTGCTGCTACGTGACTGGCGAGAAGAATATAAGTACCTGCACTGGCCGCTCTGGAACCTGAAGGGCCAACCCAAGTGGCGACGGGAATAGATGATGTGGTGATAGCATGGATGATGTCTCTCATCGAGCTATCGAGGCCTCCCGGAGTATCCATTTTCAAAATGACTAATCTGATATTTTCCTGCTGAGCCTGCTCTATTTCTCTGGCAAGATAATCGCTGATAGCGGGGCCAATCGCACCATTAACCGGGACGATCCATACCGTGTTCGCCAATGCTTGACTGGCAAACAGGATAAACGGCAAGAGCCATATTCGTATTCGTTTCATACCGTCCTCCTAGTGCAGTGACAGGGACTTGTTTAAAGTATATACGCAAGTAGTCACTGTATGCGTCGTTAGATGACTTTGGTTTGTAAGATCAGGAGAGAGGGAATGAACGGTAAAGGCGGTGCAGGGGCTGTCGGCAGGCAAGTTCAAAGAATGATTGCCTGCCTCACTTAAGCTAATGGATTGGTTTACCGGAGAACTTCTCCAATACTTCCTTTGCTTTCATAGGTTTATAAAAGTAGAAGCCTTGTAGGTTATTGACATTCCAGACTTTGAGTTTACGCACCTGACTCGCTGTTTCTACACCTTCTGCAACGATGGCTAATCCTAACTCCTGAGACATATTTACAATATTACGTACAATTGTTTTCGCTCGATCATTGAATTCAATTTCATCAATATAGGACTTGTCTAGTTTGACAATATCCAGCGGGAAGTTACAGATGCTACTGAATGATGAGTAGCCGGTACCAAAGTCGTCCAAAGCGAGCTGAACGCCCAGCCTCTTAATCTCGTTGATACTGTTGATAGAGTCGGATTTAGCACCCATTAACATACTTTCGGTGATTTCGAGCACAAGGCTTCCTGCAGAGATTTGGTATTCATCAATCAATGTCGTGAGGTAGGAAATTAATTTTGAGTGATAAAAATGACGTGCACTCAAGTTAATGTGAACGGAGAGTTGCGGTAACCCCTTAGCGATACGCTCTCGATTGAGTGGACCAATAAATGCGCAAGATTGCTCGAGGATGGACTGCCCAAGCTCAATAATCAATTTTCCTTGCTCAGCCACGGGAATAAAAGCAGTCGGTGATACCATACCGAGTTCTGGGTGTTGCCAGCGTGCAAGCGCCTCAAAACCGATGACGTCTTCTGACTTGGCATCAACGATGGGTTGATAGTACGGAGTGATTTTTCCCTGCTGTATTGCGCCTTCTAAGTCACGATTAATGATTTTTAACGCTTCTGCTTGTTCGGATAGTGCTTCTCCAGTAACGAAGACTTCACGAACCTTTTTTCCACTTAACGATTGTGCTGAGTGGCGAGCCGCCATCAGAAGATGATCCACAGGCTGGTGGGTGATTTTGGGGTCCATCATCACGGCTTTGCTGTTAAGAGATACAGTGATGCCAGAAAAAACAGCCTTACATGAGAGTTGTTTTAACAAGTGATTGGTGGATTCAATCACATCCTGATGGTTTGCCTCATCAGGGATTAAAATAACAAATTCATGTTCACTGACACGACCTATTTTATATTGCCCCAATGCTTCACGCAGCAATTTGGCAAGGTGCTGAACGGCTTCGTCGAAGACGCGGTGTCCGTATACTTCTGCAAGTTGCTTTAGCTGCTTATTTTTAAGAAAAACAAATGAAAAGCGATTAGGTTGTGTTTTTACCAGCTTATCAAGTGCTTCCATGATAGATGCGCGATTGCAGAAGCCGGAGACAGGGTCAAAATCGGTCAATTGCTGAATCATCTCCGCTTGTTGTTTTGCTTGCCTAATGTCCTGAATTAGCAGCATGATTGCGCTCTGCCCATGGTGCTGGATGAACGCGGCTTCAATCAGACAGTCAATAGTATCGCCGTTACCATCGAGAAGTTGCGCTTCGAACAGTGTTCTGCCGTTTTCTAATTCAATCAGCATTTCCTTGAGTCGTGCTTCTCGGTCATCATGCGCGCAAAGGGAATCGAGTGGACGCTTAATCAATTCAGACTTTTGATGATTGAGTATGTCTAACGCTCGTGGGTTGGCATCGACAATTTCACGCTCAATCACAAAAAGCATACCTAACGAAGAGCTATGATATAACGCACTAAAGTTGTGCATTGAATCTTTTAACTGAGACTGTGTTATGGATGTATTGTCAGAAAGCTTCTGTATCAATTTAGTCGCGAGTTCCAGCTCATCCTCAGTAATTGACTGAACAGGTTCAAGTTTATATTCCGACACGATTTTGTGCATGTCGTCAGCAAAGTGATTGAATCGAATTGCGACTTTCTTTTTGAAAATGGCTAGTGTGACCGTTGCGATGGCTGTAGCGACAACACCGACGGTAGCGAATAGGTAAAGAAACAGCGCACTACCTTTAGAGTAGTAATCACGTGTCATTTCCGTTTCCAACCATGCAATTGGAGAACCTCCGAGGTCGTTCAGCAGCGTAGATTTGGTAATAGCCGTCGAAGACTTCACAATCTCGCGCGCAAGGGTATTATCTGCTTGTGGGGATACTAGAGGGGCTAATGCGTTTTGTGCAGATAGTATGGCTGCAAAGTCACCGAGAAAACGCGTCGTTAAATTCCTTCCCCACAACAACCAGCCATTTGAAGCACTACTACCCTTACTGTTTTTTACCGGTGTTAAAGTAAGCCCCCAGATAGTGTTATCGATTTTTAATAGCCCAGAAAGTTGGGTTCGATGAGAATCCGGTTTTTGGTTCGTTGACACTATATGCTGTTGAATGAGCGGATGATGTACAACTTTAGTGGATAACGCAGAAGATTTTTCAGGTGAATTTTCTCGAGTCAGTGAGAGCATCTCTTGCCCAGCAAGCGTGACAAACGACATCATATCCAGATTTAACGAGTTGAGCGTTTCTAAGTACAGGTTTCGCTCGGTATAGCCTGTTATGTCGGGGCTATCGAGAAAAAGATCGTAAGTTTCATCCCAATATGCCCAGTCATAAGAGTTAGCATTTTGTTGGGATACCATCAAATCAACCACAGATAGCGCTTGCTGGTTGGCTAGGTCAATTTCCATGTTTTCCAATTGGTCGACGCTATACAGAAAAAAATAGCGACTTATAATCAGACAACTTAGTACCATTCCAAGCAAACCAAGTGAGAAGTATAGAGCCGTCTTATAGCGAAGGTTTAAGTTAGATAAGCGAAATGTTTGCATTAAAAAATGGTTATAGGTATAAGTTTTGTGAAAGTGTATGGCATCTAATACTATATTTTTTTGATGAAAGTTCAAATTGTTAAAATTGAATTGGCGAAATATTGATAGAGTGTTGCTGTATGGGCTCCGCGTAGTTACCCACGATATAGATATTCAAACAAAACAACGCATGATGTTGGCTTGTACGCACTATGGCTATTAAACGCTTTGAAACGAAAAAGTACGGTTTTTTATCTGAGTTTCTAAATTTTGTCGGTGATAGTAAACTGTCTAAAAAATAAGGAACTTATGATGTTTATTGTTTACCGATTAGCCAAATTAGCCATTATCTGTATGATCTTCTTCACCATTTATGATTTAATTGCCTATGGAGAGATCACTTGGTTTCATCGACTGTTGTCATTCTTTAACTAATTTAAATGATGTAATACACAAACAGATAGGAAGTGAGTATGAGTAAGCACACCGCCTTAATCGAATGGCAGCGTCAATCAAGTGAAGTTTTTAGCGACAATCAGTACAGCCGGGCGCACACTTGGTCGTTTGATGGCGGCTTACAAGTACCCGCTTCTCCTTCCCCTCATGTGGTTCCGCTTCCATTGTCAGTCGAAGAAAATGTGGATCCGGAAGAAGCGTTTGTTGCGGCACTCTCGAGCTGTCATATGTTGGTGTTTTTGTCGATAGCTGCTAAGCGACGTTATGTCGTTGACTCTTATGTTGACGCCGCTGAGGGTGAGCTCACAAAAGAAGGCAACGGCAAAGAGTGGGTATCCCGCGTGACGCTGAATCCAAAAATCGTATTTTCTGGCGATAAACAGCCTACGTTTGCACAGATAGAGAAAATGCATCACATGGCACACGAAAACTGTTTTATTGCTAACTCTGTTAAAACTGAAGTGTTTACCAATATCCTCTCCCCAAGTTAGTAGAATAAAACCGCGCTCACACTTTTTACTCTTACTCCGAAAGGCAAAAACGGCGCACCGAATGTCAAAGTATCTTGCCCAAAAACTCAATAGTATTTGCTTAAACCCAAGGCAACGACAAGATGCTTGGTTTTGAGTGAACGACTTTGAATGAATTGTCTCTATCTCTGCATCATTTCCCCCCAAATTGGTGCTCGTGATAACGCTCCGAATTTTGCATCTTGAAGTTGCTTGGGTATGACGTGAATACAAAGGAGTAAAAGGGATGTTAAAGACCAAATTAAGCGTTGTGTCGGTGATGGTCGCGACCGCACTGCTTGCAGGCTGTAATGACAGTGATACAGATACGATAACTGATAACGAGCGTCTTGAAGCTCAGGCTCAAGAGATAGTCTCTAAGATGACGTCAGACGAAAAACTAAAAATGGTTATCGGCCCTGGCTTTTTCTCACAACCAGTAAACCTGGACCCAGACAAAGCCGTTGCCGGTACTGTTGGATATATTAACGGTGTTAAAAATGAGGAAACGGGCCTAGATGTTCCTGCTATTAAGTTAATGGATGGTCCGGCAGGTATTCGTATTTCAGCTACCGTTGACGGTGATCCAAATACTTATTATGCAACCAACTTTCCATCAGCGACGGTACTTGCTTCAACCTGGAACGCTGACTTAGTTCAAAGAGTGGGTGATGCTGCTGGTGAAGAAGGTAAAGAATACGGTG contains the following coding sequences:
- a CDS encoding nodulation protein NfeD; protein product: MKRIRIWLLPFILFASQALANTVWIVPVNGAIGPAISDYLAREIEQAQQENIRLVILKMDTPGGLDSSMRDIIHAITTSSIPVATWVGPSGSRAASAGTYILLASHVAAMAEATNLGAATPVALGGGAPGAPSPGEDQNEQGKDQQEPADSTSEKVPAKTAMEKKVINDAKAYIKGLAKLHDRNAEWAEKAVSEAASLDAQEALELNVIDYIANSPEELVQLINGTTVNINNQPSTLSLDNPVWVERVPDWRAEMLAVITNPNVAYILILIGIYGLLLEFYNPGIGLPGVLGGICLLLAMYALQMMPVNYAGLGLLLLGIALMVAEAFSPSFGVLGLGGVAAFILGSIFLMDSDLPGFQVALPLIFGLSIFSVALIVLTVGMLVRIRQRHVTTGLETYPGKHAVVSDDFIDGEGRVQMDGAFWQAKTEEHQGLKQGDQVTVVNVKGLTLTVKPSDRPNK
- a CDS encoding EAL domain-containing protein, with translation MVLSCLIISRYFFLYSVDQLENMEIDLANQQALSVVDLMVSQQNANSYDWAYWDETYDLFLDSPDITGYTERNLYLETLNSLNLDMMSFVTLAGQEMLSLTRENSPEKSSALSTKVVHHPLIQQHIVSTNQKPDSHRTQLSGLLKIDNTIWGLTLTPVKNSKGSSASNGWLLWGRNLTTRFLGDFAAILSAQNALAPLVSPQADNTLAREIVKSSTAITKSTLLNDLGGSPIAWLETEMTRDYYSKGSALFLYLFATVGVVATAIATVTLAIFKKKVAIRFNHFADDMHKIVSEYKLEPVQSITEDELELATKLIQKLSDNTSITQSQLKDSMHNFSALYHSSSLGMLFVIEREIVDANPRALDILNHQKSELIKRPLDSLCAHDDREARLKEMLIELENGRTLFEAQLLDGNGDTIDCLIEAAFIQHHGQSAIMLLIQDIRQAKQQAEMIQQLTDFDPVSGFCNRASIMEALDKLVKTQPNRFSFVFLKNKQLKQLAEVYGHRVFDEAVQHLAKLLREALGQYKIGRVSEHEFVILIPDEANHQDVIESTNHLLKQLSCKAVFSGITVSLNSKAVMMDPKITHQPVDHLLMAARHSAQSLSGKKVREVFVTGEALSEQAEALKIINRDLEGAIQQGKITPYYQPIVDAKSEDVIGFEALARWQHPELGMVSPTAFIPVAEQGKLIIELGQSILEQSCAFIGPLNRERIAKGLPQLSVHINLSARHFYHSKLISYLTTLIDEYQISAGSLVLEITESMLMGAKSDSINSINEIKRLGVQLALDDFGTGYSSFSSICNFPLDIVKLDKSYIDEIEFNDRAKTIVRNIVNMSQELGLAIVAEGVETASQVRKLKVWNVNNLQGFYFYKPMKAKEVLEKFSGKPIH
- a CDS encoding OsmC family protein, with the protein product MSKHTALIEWQRQSSEVFSDNQYSRAHTWSFDGGLQVPASPSPHVVPLPLSVEENVDPEEAFVAALSSCHMLVFLSIAAKRRYVVDSYVDAAEGELTKEGNGKEWVSRVTLNPKIVFSGDKQPTFAQIEKMHHMAHENCFIANSVKTEVFTNILSPS